The Mercurialis annua linkage group LG8, ddMerAnnu1.2, whole genome shotgun sequence genome window below encodes:
- the LOC126661579 gene encoding ubiquitin C-terminal hydrolase 12-like, whose protein sequence is MNLLTDDNSEIRWKLRSLPPSHYIFKIQDFSLLSDSKAECFESADFQVGAYKWKLSVYLGGNKKKKGDGYISLYLLLSESNELIFTQEINVNFKLFVYDYIHDKYWTIQDDKERRFQGVKREWGFDKLISVADFEDESNGYLLDDCCIFGAEIFIIETTSKGGCLSMLKKRANNKYRWTIENFLELDLPFEDSKVFALRGINWYAQT, encoded by the exons ATGAATCTACTGACAGATGATAATTCAG AAATACGTTGGAAACTAAGAAGTCTTCCACCTTCACACTACATTTTCAAGATCCAAGACTTCTCTTTGCTGTCCGATTCAAAAGCTGAGTGCTTCGAGTCTGCTGATTTTCAAGTTGGTGCCTATAAATG GAAGTTATCTGTGTACCTTGGCggaaataagaaaaagaaaggcGATGGATACATATCTTTATATCTACTTCTGTCTGAATCCAACGAACTTATTTTCACTCAAGAGATTAACGTAAATTTCAAGCTCTTTGTTTATGACTATATTCATGACAAGTACTGGACTATTCAAG ATGACAAAGAAAGGCGGTTTCAAGGAGTGAAAAGAGAATGGGGATTTGACAAACTCATTTCAGTTGCTGATTTCGAAGATGAATCCAATGGATACTTATTGGACGACTGTTGCATTTTTGGCGCTGAAATTTTCATTATAGAAACTACCAGTAAAGGCGGATGCTTGTCAATGTTGAAGAAGCGTGCAAACAATAAGTATAGATGGACTATTGAAAATTTTTTGGAACTGGATCTACCGTTTGAGGATTCAAAAGTGTTTGCCCTCCGTGGCATTAATTGGTATGCACAAACTTGA